One Geothermobacter hydrogeniphilus genomic window, CAACCCGCCGTCGATACGGAGGGCGATTTCGATGACCCCTTCGCCGATGAAGAGATCGTTGTCAACGACCCGATCGAACCCTTCAACCGGGCCATGTTCTGGTTCAACGACAAACTCTACTTCTATGTCCTCAAGCCCATCGCCCGCGGCTACCGGATCATTCCTGAGCCAGCACGGGTATCAGTCGACAACTTCTTTCGCAACATTGAAACACCGGTCCGACTGGTGAATACCCTGCTGCAATTCAAGATGGAAGATTCGGGCACGGAAATCGGTCGCTTCGCAGTCAATACCACCGTCGGCCTGCTCGGGCTGTTCGACCCGGCCAAAAGCTGGCTGGGGTGGGAAAGGAAAGACGAAGACTTCGGGCAGACCCTCGGCTATTACGGCTCCGGTCCCGGACTGTACATCGTCTGGCCGGTGATGGGACCTTCCAACCTTCGTGACAGCGTCGGCATGGCTGGTGACTACTTCGCCCACCCCCTCTACTCCCCCCTCTATTTCAAGTTGAAAACCTGGGAACAGTATGCCCTCTACGGGCTCGACTCAACCAACAAGACCTCCCTTGACCGGGACACCTATGAAGGCATCAAGAAAGACGCGCTGGATCCCTACCTTTTTGTCAGGGATGCCTACCAGCAGCACCGGGAAGCGCAGATAAACCGGTAGAACAACATCCGTGATCCACGGTATACTTAAACCTGAATCAGTGAACCGCTTGTCGGCGGAGAGCACAAGTTATTGATCTGCCGGAGCCTCCCAAAAATCACCAGCGAACCTGTGGGTGCGCTTCAGATTTTTGGAAATCTCATTCAGACCAAGCAGTTACACTCTCCATCCAACAGGACCTCACGGATTCAGATTAGAGGAAATAAAATCGACTCTTAAGGAGAGATTCAATGACTGTTCGACATCTTTGTCTGCTGGCGCTGCTGATCAGCCTGGCCTGGCCGTTGACGGCCAGTGCCAACACCCCGAAACACGACATATCCGGCACCGTGGACAATATTCTGGTGGTATTGCGCAACCATGAACTTTCCGCCGAACAACGCCGCGAGCAACTCAGCAACCTGATCCGGCAACGATTTGAATTCACCGTCATGTCGCGCAGCACCCTGGGTAAAAACTGGAGAAAAGCCAGCACGGAACAGCGGCAGGAATTCATGAAACTGTTCTCCGACCTGCTGGAAGCGACCTATATCGGTCGCATCGAAAGCTACACCAACGAGCAGGTTCTCTATGGCGAAGAAAAGATCCGCGGCAAGAAAGCCCTGGTTAAAACCCTGATCAAAACCAAGACGGTCGAGATCCCCATTGACTACAAACTGGTCAAAAAAGAAAACAGCTGGTTCGTCTATGACGTGGTCATCGAAGGGGTAAGCCTGGTCCGCAATTTCCGCAGCAGTTACAACAGCATCATCGACCGGGAGGGCTTTGACGGCCTGTTTGGTAAAATGCGGACAAAAATCGCCGAACTGCGCAAGTAGAAAAGGCAGAACGACTATGGGACAAGCAACATCTTTTGTTTGTGACGGGGTCTGTGAAGAACGGCTCTGCGGACGCATGAAGCAGGAGTTGCGTTTTTTCAACTTCATGGAAGACGAAGACCTGGATGAGGTCAGCCATTATTTCGAATGTCGCCAGGTGCCGGCCGGACAGACCCTGTGGAAAGAAGGAGAACCGGGAACCTTCGTTGTCTTCATTATCAACGGCCGCGTCGAACTGCGCAAGGAAACGGAATTCAAAGGACGCAGCGTGGTCGTGGGAATTTACGGCCAGGGATCAATCGCCGGAGAGCTCTGCCTACTGGACCACAGCCCGCGGACCGAAACGGCCATCGCCCTCGACCATGTCGACCTGATTATTCTGACCGCCAACCACTTCGAGCAAATGATGACCCTTCATCCGGAACTGGGCAACAAGCTGCTGCGCGGCATGCTGCTGACCGTGTCCCGCAGATTGAAAAAATCGTTCGAACGACTCGCCTCCATTTTCTGATCTCACTCCTTTCGCTCAAGAAGCCAAGCCTCCGATATCACGCTTTTTTTCTGTTTCAAACCTTTTCAGTCAAAAAAAACTTGCCTCGACCACGAGGTCATGATATAAGGCAAGTGATTCTTCAGGTTAACTCCAGGTAACAATGCAAGTTTTCAAACGCAATAGCAGGAAAAGAAAACGGTCGCACACCTGAGGAAGGCGTGCGGCTTTTTTTATTTCCAAAGGGTTCCAGGACCCGCAACTAAAGCCCTGCGAGGGTAAAAGGAGCAGAAGATGGCAGAAGGTGTTGTGAAATGGTTCAATGATGCTAAAGGTTTCGGTTTTATTGCCCAGGAGGGTGGCCCTGATGTTTTTGTTCACTTCTCCTCCATCCAGGCCGATGGTTTCAAGTCCCTTGCCGAAGGGGACCGTGTTTCATTTGACATCACCGAAGGCCAGAAAGGCCCGCAGGCCGCGAACGTCGCCAAGATTTAATCCCGGCGAAAAGGAATACAGAAGCCCCGCGGTTCAATCCGCGGGGCTTTTTTTGTGCCCCGGCAACACTTCCCGCTCCTGTCGGCTACACTTGACCTGACAGTTGCCCGCAATCTGAACCCTGGAGTCACGACAATCATGCAAGAACCCCGCTTCCACCCGGGAGAAACCATTTCCGGTTTTCTGGTCCATGAAAATGAAACAATCGCCACCCTGAACCTGCAATTGATCCGCCTCGAACATCAGCAGACCGGTGCCCGCTACCTGCACCTGGCGACCGAAGATCCCAACAACCTGTTCGCCGTCGGTTTCCGCACTCCGCCGAAGGATTCCACGGGAGTCGCCCACATCCTTGAACACACGGTCCTTTGCGGCTCACGACGCTATCCGGTCCGGGACCCGTTTTTTTCCATGCTCAAACGTTCGCTGAACACCTTCATGAACGCC contains:
- a CDS encoding MlaA family lipoprotein, with protein sequence MSKLITTLLLSIFLVLPLAGFAADVQPSTAGSRVATGDGQPAVDTEGDFDDPFADEEIVVNDPIEPFNRAMFWFNDKLYFYVLKPIARGYRIIPEPARVSVDNFFRNIETPVRLVNTLLQFKMEDSGTEIGRFAVNTTVGLLGLFDPAKSWLGWERKDEDFGQTLGYYGSGPGLYIVWPVMGPSNLRDSVGMAGDYFAHPLYSPLYFKLKTWEQYALYGLDSTNKTSLDRDTYEGIKKDALDPYLFVRDAYQQHREAQINR
- a CDS encoding MlaC/ttg2D family ABC transporter substrate-binding protein; the encoded protein is MTVRHLCLLALLISLAWPLTASANTPKHDISGTVDNILVVLRNHELSAEQRREQLSNLIRQRFEFTVMSRSTLGKNWRKASTEQRQEFMKLFSDLLEATYIGRIESYTNEQVLYGEEKIRGKKALVKTLIKTKTVEIPIDYKLVKKENSWFVYDVVIEGVSLVRNFRSSYNSIIDREGFDGLFGKMRTKIAELRK
- a CDS encoding Crp/Fnr family transcriptional regulator; amino-acid sequence: MGQATSFVCDGVCEERLCGRMKQELRFFNFMEDEDLDEVSHYFECRQVPAGQTLWKEGEPGTFVVFIINGRVELRKETEFKGRSVVVGIYGQGSIAGELCLLDHSPRTETAIALDHVDLIILTANHFEQMMTLHPELGNKLLRGMLLTVSRRLKKSFERLASIF
- a CDS encoding cold-shock protein, yielding MAEGVVKWFNDAKGFGFIAQEGGPDVFVHFSSIQADGFKSLAEGDRVSFDITEGQKGPQAANVAKI